The following are encoded together in the Fusobacterium varium genome:
- a CDS encoding amidohydrolase, with translation MDLNFLLDDIIKNRRALHQIPETALEEFKTKEYLKNYLISIGLEPQEIVETGLFVYIEGKDKENCIAFRSDIDALNIKEETGAEFESKHVGKMHACGHDGHMTTLLAFAKYLTTIQPLEKSVLLIFQPAEESPGRAKDIVETGLLKKYNVKAIYGIHLFPELPEGTVASKEGPFFAQAALMTTTITGKSGHGAMPHKTIDPLMAFTKIVDGYQTIVSRNLSPFDPGVVTIGKFCGGSAQNIIADTVNFWGTIRTFKEENTEFIIERIKEIHRGIELSYRVKIDEKIDIVYPPVVNDKELYKKFVETMKNMNYVEHEALTISEDFAYYQKEVPGIFMLLGTRSEEKGFIHPLHSCHFNFDEKVLLKGVEAFARILESHNN, from the coding sequence ATGGATTTAAATTTTTTATTAGATGATATTATAAAAAATAGAAGAGCTCTTCACCAAATACCTGAAACTGCTCTTGAAGAGTTTAAAACTAAAGAATATCTTAAAAACTATCTAATCTCAATAGGATTAGAGCCTCAAGAGATTGTTGAAACTGGATTATTTGTTTACATCGAAGGAAAGGATAAAGAGAATTGTATCGCATTTAGAAGTGATATTGATGCTCTAAATATAAAAGAGGAAACAGGAGCAGAATTTGAATCAAAACATGTTGGTAAGATGCATGCTTGTGGACATGATGGACATATGACTACTCTACTTGCCTTTGCTAAATATCTTACAACTATACAACCACTTGAAAAAAGTGTCCTTCTTATTTTCCAACCTGCTGAAGAATCTCCAGGTAGAGCAAAGGATATTGTTGAAACTGGATTATTAAAAAAATACAATGTTAAAGCTATCTATGGAATACACCTTTTCCCTGAACTTCCTGAGGGAACAGTAGCAAGTAAAGAAGGACCATTCTTTGCTCAAGCAGCTTTAATGACTACAACTATTACAGGAAAAAGTGGACATGGAGCTATGCCTCACAAAACAATAGATCCTTTAATGGCATTTACTAAAATTGTAGATGGATATCAAACTATTGTTTCAAGAAATCTTTCTCCATTTGATCCTGGAGTTGTAACTATTGGTAAATTCTGTGGTGGTTCGGCTCAAAATATAATTGCTGATACAGTTAATTTCTGGGGAACTATAAGAACTTTTAAAGAGGAAAATACTGAATTTATTATTGAGAGAATAAAAGAAATTCATAGAGGAATTGAGCTTTCTTATAGAGTTAAAATTGATGAAAAAATAGATATTGTATATCCACCAGTAGTAAATGATAAAGAGCTTTATAAAAAATTTGTTGAAACTATGAAGAATATGAACTATGTTGAACATGAAGCTTTAACTATTTCTGAAGATTTTGCTTATTATCAAAAAGAAGTTCCAGGAATATTTATGCTTTTAGGAACTAGAAGTGAAGAAAAAGGATTTATCCACCCTCTTCATAGCTGCCATTTTAATTTTGATGAAAAGGTACTTTTAAAAGGGGTAGAAGCTTTTGCTAGAATTTTAGAAAGCCATAACAACTAA
- a CDS encoding DUF1877 family protein — protein sequence MLAQYMAVDDNVLKKMKKMDCDEIIDEIEELSENETCDICDVDEMWDALHFFLTKKSAFNPIKENKLSEAIMGKEKLANTNSIKEILKVSKYSELPEIIDALEKVNIDALVKEQNLEEYDKAKIYPNRWKKAVAEDIFDEIIFCYEGLLDFYKRCYNKKLNIIISIY from the coding sequence ATGCTAGCACAATATATGGCTGTAGACGATAATGTTTTAAAGAAAATGAAAAAAATGGATTGTGATGAGATAATAGATGAGATAGAGGAACTTTCTGAAAATGAAACTTGTGATATTTGTGATGTTGATGAGATGTGGGATGCTCTTCATTTCTTTCTTACTAAAAAATCAGCTTTTAATCCAATAAAAGAGAATAAATTAAGTGAAGCTATTATGGGAAAGGAAAAATTAGCTAATACCAATAGTATTAAAGAGATTTTAAAGGTTAGTAAATATAGTGAGTTGCCAGAGATAATAGATGCTTTAGAAAAAGTAAATATTGACGCTCTTGTGAAAGAACAAAATCTTGAAGAGTATGATAAAGCTAAAATCTATCCAAATAGATGGAAAAAAGCAGTGGCTGAAGATATTTTTGATGAGATTATATTCTGTTATGAGGGACTTTTAGATTTTTATAAAAGATGTTACAATAAAAAATTAAATATTATAATAAGTATATATTAA
- a CDS encoding DUF2262 domain-containing protein, which yields MSRILFEKFDKFIENGEYNKIVEKIKTLSANKRDYEVETYLARALNGQGKYQEAIDVLLSVEEQGKNDSLWHYRMGHNYYYLDDKEKALEYFKNSYSLAPNDIWTLFFLRKLNMKFDIYEDKKTFETLKTEDFFDTEDSYETLFSIFNRDKVALSIISEDELVLDEKLEEIKENLKWLEENREKLEEKLLESGIISLAEKWASSGIPVEGEDGRCYLVEDNEKVYLPIKKEKFLKNLYPETVNIIFDEDKISMEVYFYCYPDYFAGHCIMVEIDSDKNICCSDLAE from the coding sequence ATGAGTAGAATATTATTTGAAAAATTTGATAAATTTATTGAAAATGGTGAGTACAATAAAATTGTAGAAAAGATTAAAACCCTATCTGCTAATAAAAGAGATTATGAGGTAGAAACATATTTAGCAAGGGCATTAAATGGGCAAGGAAAGTATCAAGAGGCAATAGATGTACTGCTTTCAGTTGAGGAGCAAGGAAAAAATGATTCTCTTTGGCATTATAGAATGGGGCATAACTACTATTATTTAGATGATAAAGAGAAAGCTTTAGAATATTTTAAAAACTCGTACTCTTTAGCACCAAATGATATTTGGACACTTTTCTTTTTAAGAAAATTGAATATGAAATTTGATATATATGAGGATAAAAAAACTTTTGAGACTTTAAAAACTGAAGATTTCTTTGATACAGAGGATAGTTATGAAACTCTATTTAGCATCTTTAATAGAGATAAAGTTGCTTTAAGTATAATTTCTGAAGATGAGTTAGTGTTAGATGAAAAGTTAGAAGAGATAAAAGAGAATTTAAAATGGTTAGAGGAAAATAGAGAAAAATTAGAAGAGAAACTTTTAGAAAGTGGAATTATCTCCCTTGCTGAAAAATGGGCTAGTAGTGGAATACCAGTTGAAGGAGAAGATGGAAGATGTTATCTTGTAGAGGATAATGAAAAAGTTTATTTACCTATAAAGAAAGAGAAATTTTTAAAAAACTTATATCCTGAAACTGTAAATATTATTTTTGATGAAGATAAAATAAGTATGGAAGTTTATTTCTA